A stretch of DNA from Elusimicrobiota bacterium:
ACCGGCATACATCGCGGGTATGGCACTTGCGGAATTTGCGTCACAAAACCATATATGGATAAGAAGATTGAGGACTCTGACCGTAGGGTTCCTCACACCATTCTATTTTCTTCGTGCAGGTTCATTTGTTTCAATCCCGGCATTGATCTCCGCACCGATTGTTTTTGTCATACTTCTCGTTGGTAAAGTTGCTTCCAAGATATTCGGGTTACGCCCGATTATCGGGATGTTCCGTAAAGAATTTTCGGAACGCTGGTATTACACATTACTCATGTCCACAGGGCTAACCTTCGGCACGATCTCCGCACTATACGGCTTCTCGCATGGTATCGTTACGGAATTCCAGTATTCGCTATTGGTAATGACCGTGATCGCTAGCGCTGTTATACCTACGGCAATCGCAAATTTTTGGTTCCTCCCAAAACATTTACTCCCTGCCACGCATATA
This window harbors:
- a CDS encoding cation:proton antiporter, whose translation is PAYIAGMALAEFASQNHIWIRRLRTLTVGFLTPFYFLRAGSFVSIPALISAPIVFVILLVGKVASKIFGLRPIIGMFRKEFSERWYYTLLMSTGLTFGTISALYGFSHGIVTEFQYSLLVMTVIASAVIPTAIANFWFLPKHLLPATHIKAHHKIKSEGPEEE